One window of the Lycium ferocissimum isolate CSIRO_LF1 unplaced genomic scaffold, AGI_CSIRO_Lferr_CH_V1 ctg2202, whole genome shotgun sequence genome contains the following:
- the LOC132043216 gene encoding uncharacterized protein LOC132043216: MIINVKSQRKNMVNSASYEVGESSSSALMSNRVEPPNFMNNRIEASSSMNNRGSNHGYNSGYSNSNSVYNSGFRPKNHCGKSGLFCDHCKNKGHTRETCWKIHGYPSDFKYKTSRNSNGGNSNSYAHNAVNTFVPDEHTYAAPQHTAAPQHTGFHPSIPIFTHEQYSQILQMLKGKENAPTVNTIKVDTTDTSSSATGNLKWEGDRDW; the protein is encoded by the exons ATGATTATCAATGTGAAGAGTCAAAGGAAGAATATGGTGAATAGTGCAAGCTATGAAGTTGGAGAGTCTTCATCATCAGCCCTGATGAGCAACAGGGTTGAACCACCCAACTTTATGAATAATAGGATTGAAGCATCTAGTTCTATGAACAATAGAGGTTCTAACCATGGATACAACAGTGGATACTCAAACTCAAATTCTGTATATAACAGTGGGTTCAGACCAAAGAATCACTGTGGCAAATCAGGACTATTCTGTGATCACTGCAAAAACAAAGGGCATACAAGGGAAACCTGCTGGAAAATACATGGCTATCCTAGTGATTTCAAGTATAAAACGAGCAGGAATTCAAATGGAGGAAACTCAAACTCTTATGCACACAATGCTGTCAACACCTTTGTCCCTGATGAACATACATATGCAGCACCACAACATACAGCAGCACCACAACATACAGGATTTCACCCATCTATTCCTATCTTTACTCATGAACAGTACTCTCAAATCTTGCAGATGCTAAAGGGAAAGGAGAATGCACCTACAGTCAACACTATCAAAGTGGACACAACAGACACTTCATCAAGTGCTACAG GAAATCTCAAGTGGGAAGGTGATAGGGATTGGTAG